The Alkalihalobacillus sp. TS-13 genomic interval TCAAACTCCAAAATTGTCCATTAATACAACTTAATCCCATGATTCAAACCACTATTAATAATGAACCACTATAAAAACTTAAGAAATCTAAAGAAATCCAAAGATTACCCTTTCTTTATAGAGGGAGTTTAGTTGAATAAGCATTTCTTATAGCAAATATCTTTTAAGGAGGAGCACAATAATGAAAGCAAGACTTTTACTGGTTCGTGCAAATGTTAAAGATTTAAAAAAGCTGTAAAGTGGTATGAAGAGGTTTTAGGTTTTTCAGTGGCAGCTTCATGGCCTCCAGAAAAACCTAATTATTAGCATTTTGAACACTATGGGGGAGCGATGTTTGGATTAATGGAGCATGAAAATTACCCTTCACCAGGACGTTTTAATTTCTATGTGGATAATGTAGATGAATTGTGTGATGAATTAAAAGACAAAGCTGAAGTATTAGAAGAACTGTCCTCTACACCTTATGGAAGTAGGAAGTTTACTATTCATGATATAGATGGAAACGAATTAGGTTTTGTATTAGATGATATTTCTAAGTGAGTCCATACGGGCCATTTAACGAAATAATTAAGGGAGGATGTATCATGACCAAACATCAGATTTATACAATGAGTGTCGCAAGAGTCTACCCTCATTATATTTCGAAAGCAGAGAAAAAAGGGCGTACAAAATCAGAAGTCGATGAAATCATCCGTTGGTTGACAGGATATAGTCAGGAAGAGTTAGACGTACAACTGGAAAAACAGACAGACTTTGAGACATTCTTTGCGGAAGCTCCCCAAATGAATCCTTCACGGACTTTGATCAAAGGTGTAGTCTGCAGCGTCCGAGTGGAAGATATCGAAGAACCAACGATGCAGGAAATTCGCTATTTGGATAAGCTAATCGATGAGTTAGCAAAGGGAAAAGCGATGGAGAAGATTTTGCGGAAATAATAATTAAATACGAAGAAACACTGATTCCTTTTATATTAAATAATCGGGCGAGCTTCTGGAATAAGGACAGTGCTCATTTTTTATTTAAAGAGTCAGAATGTAGAATATAAGAAGCGAGGGAAAAAGGAGGAATCTAATGGATTATTATCCGATTAACTAAGAGAGAAGTTGTCTAAATTTCGTGAGCAATGGTCTCCCAAAGTCATTGGTGAAATGAATGACTATCAGTTTAAGCTGGTAAAGATTCTAGGGGATTTTGTATGGCACGATCATAAAGAAACTGATGAGGTATTCATAGTACTTGAAGGCGAGATGACCATCGGTTTTCGTGATGGAGAACTCAAACTCTCCAAAGGAGAAATGTATGTTGTACCAAAAGGTGTGGAGCATAAGCCCTATGCTGAAAACGAATGCCATATAATGCTGGTGGAGCCAAAAGGTGTAGTCAACACCGGTGAAACCACAGGCGAATTGACTGCTGAAAACGATGTATGGATTTAAACCAATAAATTGTATGTATTGAA includes:
- a CDS encoding VOC family protein; this translates as MFGLMEHENYPSPGRFNFYVDNVDELCDELKDKAEVLEELSSTPYGSRKFTIHDIDGNELGFVLDDISK
- a CDS encoding DUF2200 domain-containing protein, with the translated sequence MTKHQIYTMSVARVYPHYISKAEKKGRTKSEVDEIIRWLTGYSQEELDVQLEKQTDFETFFAEAPQMNPSRTLIKGVVCSVRVEDIEEPTMQEIRYLDKLIDELAKGKAMEKILRK